From a single Acidobacteriota bacterium genomic region:
- a CDS encoding MaoC family dehydratase — protein sequence MSEHTPRTFSIGEWASLSKTITETDVTLYAGITGDFNPVHIDAEYAKTTRFGARIAHGMLTTGFISAVLGMKLPGPGAIYLGQELKFLKPVYIGDTITARVEVLEFHAEKKILVAKTECLNHRGEIVLTGTAKLLVS from the coding sequence ATGAGTGAACATACCCCACGAACTTTTTCCATTGGCGAATGGGCTTCGCTGTCAAAAACCATCACTGAAACTGATGTTACTCTGTATGCTGGCATTACTGGCGACTTTAATCCGGTGCATATTGACGCTGAATATGCTAAAACGACTCGATTTGGTGCCCGAATTGCCCACGGGATGTTGACCACCGGGTTTATTTCAGCCGTGCTTGGCATGAAGCTTCCTGGTCCAGGGGCTATCTACCTTGGCCAGGAATTGAAGTTCCTCAAGCCGGTGTACATTGGCGACACCATAACGGCACGCGTTGAAGTTTTGGAATTTCATGCTGAGAAAAAAATCCTGGTGGCTAAAACCGAATGCCTGAATCACCGTGGCGAAATTGTTTTGACTGGAACGGC